The Candidatus Latescibacter sp. DNA segment GTGGCGATCGGGAATCTCCCCAATCCGCTCATCCCCAACACAACCCCTGACCTCCCGGTAAACCGCCGCGGTAACATCACCACGGACGAGCAGTGCCGGACGGGAAAGGAGGGTGTGTTCGCCGGAGGGGACATCGTCACGGGCTCCGCCACCGTTATCCTGGCGATGGGCGCGGGCAGGATTGCGGCCAGAAGTATTCATGAGTATGTGATGAAAAAGAAGAAGAGGAATATAGGAGACAGGAGTCAGGAGACAGAATAAAAGATTGTCTTTCGCAAAGTTCGCAAAGAAAAAATACAAAAGAAGCCAGAATATTAAAAAGGCGGCTCGAAAGCCGCCTTTCCCAATTTTGCAAAAACTGTTTTACCTTGCCAGAAGCATCTTCCTTGTTTCCTCTCTTCCTCCGGCAATAAGCCGATAGAGGTATACTCCCGAAGAAACCTGCTTTCCACTGTTGTCCGAGCCATTCCATATAACCCGGTGCTCTCCAGCGGATTTCTCTCCGTTCGCAAGAGTGACTACTTCCCGCCCAAGAAGATCGTACACCTTAAGGCTTACCTGTGAAGATTTTCTGAGAGCAAAACCGATCGTAGTCGCCGGATTGAACGGGTTAGGCAAGTTCTGTTTTAATGTGAAGACTTGTGGCGCCTCCGCGGTGGCGTCTTCATCATTCACCGCGGAGGGAGCTAAAAAGTTATCGGGACTTCAGTCACTCTCGAGAAAAGATTGCTCTCGTTCGCTACCCAGACCTTTATGCGATGTTCTCCATAAACTTCCTTATCGAAGGGAAAAGTACCAGTATCTGCGTTAAAAGATAAGATATTGTTTTTTTCAGTCTTACCATCATAACCGAAAGGAGCTACGTCCGCCCAGTACAGGAGATTGAATCCCTGGGGGTCTACCGCGGATATGGTAATCAAAACCCGTTCGCTTTGACCGGACCCCATGGTTGGCAATGTCACTGCATTCTTGGAAAGAGAAACTGAATTAATCACCGGAGGTTCAATCACATCGGAGATTTTGACATACGGCGCACCGTTAATAATAGCGGAATCGATCGTTTTGGCCAGGGCCAATACATCGATTCTTCCAGAGCTATTTAAATCTATACCAATCAAGACATTTTTTCGTATAAATACAATACCATCTGGATTATCTGGGGCTCCATAAAACCACCCGGAATCTCCGAAAGGAGGTTTTTCCAGTTCATTAAAGAAAACCGTAAGCGATCTGTTGAAATAATCCAGAGTAGTATCTTCAGTCTCTCGTACTGTTGGGTGTATTCCAATGTACATTTCAAAAAACATATCACTGCTTCTAATTATATAGCTCCTTGCTGAGGGACCGCGACTGTTCTGTGGTCTAACTTCAAAACCGGGGAGATTTTGAGCGCTCCATTCAAAGACATTCATTCCGGAGATCAACGGCCCGGTATACGTCGAGCGAACGAGACGGTATTCGCCCTTCGTATAATATTCCTGTGACATACTTGAATCTGCGAAGCTGTACAAACAAATACCCGCCATGAGCGTCATTATGATCAGTCTATTTCTCAACATATTCTGCTCCTGTTCCTGAAAACGAATTTTTATAAATGTTATCGAGCCGTAGGTTTAGTTCTCGAAGATGGGTATTGGATAATGCCGGTATCAGTGGTCAGCAATTGCAGGTAATTACTGTATGTGACATCACCCTTTGAGAGAATCGGAGACCCGCCATTATACGCTCTTGCCGCCGCGTCTGCGATAAAATTATCATACTGGCTTTCATCATAAAAATATACGATCTGGTGATAAAGCCAGTAATAAATTTGGCTCGCAGAGCCATACGGCGCTGGCAAAAGTGTGTTTGTAGTAAATGTTGTGTGCACCCCATCCTTGATGCCGATATAACCTATCCCGTTCGCTTCTGAATATGGCATGCCAATAGAATAGGCGAGGAGGCATAATAAATTTGCATACGAGACACAATCGATGGAAACATCTCCAAGAATATCGATAGAATCCAGCAATGCTTTGAAATATAACTGAGAAGTGCCACTATCATATTTTGTGGAATTTTGACCGTATTGTAAACTTTGATAATTGTATAAACCTGAAGTGAGATAACTAATGCATCCGGGCTTTGTTGATTGTCCGGAAGCCCAATCACAGGCCAGATCAAGTGCATCCGACCAAGGAATACCTGCTTCGTTATCAGCATAATTATAAAAAGAATCGGGGGCGGATAACAATGTATAGTAATCATGTGATGTCGTACCCAGTTCGATGGGAGTGCCCAGGGTATTCGGGCCAATTTTGGTAACCCGCCATTTTAATCCACCAGTCTTTTTCCCTACGCTGTTTGGCAGGGATGAACCTTGGGTTTTGGAAAAGGTAACCAGGTTATAGGGATTATTTCCAGGATTTTCTATAGAGATTCCGCTGCCGTTGAACCAAACTGCTACAGGCCCCACGTCGTAAAATGAAGATGATGATTCTGCCAGAGCATCAATGGTTAATGAGGAATCGCAGTCGAACGGACTCGCCATGAACTTAGCTTTTACCGAGGCATCATTGTTGCGAACATAAGCGAACTTTTCCCTGGTAACCGGATTGGTGAGGTTATTATACTCCGGCGCGGTGATGATAGTGCTCCCATTATTTTTACGGATCGTGATTGCATCAGAAGAAGAGGAGTCTGTAGTATGGTTGAACTGAATCTGAAAAATATCAATATTCAACGGCAAATCCCAGGCCGAGGCTTTCTGCAACGCACAGAGCATCAATACGTTCGCAATTAATATACTTAAAAAAAAGTTTTTCATAGGATTACTTCCTTATTTTTCAGGTTTCTTTTCCTTTAATTACTTTTTAAAAGCTTGTACATAAGGATGCTTCGCCGATTCAGTATCGGGATAGAGAGTAAGTACTTTACGGAATGCTTCTCCTGATTTCTGGTTATCCCGTAAGAACATTAGGTATGTGCGCCCAATTTGTAACTGGATTCGGGCGGAAAGTTCACGGTCGCTAATAGATTCGTTTGACAATGACTGTTCCAGCCTTGTGATCGCCTCCCGGTACTTTCCCTTTTGCACCTCAAGCCATGCCAGGCAATACTGCGCATACCCAACAGCATTCGGGTCATCCTTATAGGAGGTAAGCATACCCGTGAAAATGGTTTCCGCCTGGTCGAACTCGCCCAGCCATATATGTAATAGCCCAATGTCGTACTCTGCCTCCGCACGAACCGACTGTGCTATTCCCTGTGTTTCCAGAACTTTTTGATATGCATCGATAGCTTCTTTGTATTTGTGAGCTTTCCTCAGAGTGTCGCCTTCTGTAAGCGCAGAACGGTCGATTTCTCCGATGGTTAATACAATCTCATTATCCGGGGCAGTGGTGGTTGCTTTCGTGCTCTCGCCAGATGTTGCAAGTATCCCGATCCCGAGAATGAGTGTCCCCAGGGCGCAGAATACAACCCATGTATATCTTTTTGTAATGTGCATGAATATATTCTCCCTATTGCGTCAAGAGCATTTTTCTGGTTTGAGTGAAATTCCCGGCCTTGAGTTGGTAAAGATACACTCCGCTCGAAACCGCTCTGCCGCCTTCGTCACGGCTGTCCCACATTACCGTATGAATCCCGGCGCTCTGCGGGCGGTCCAGCAAGGTACGCACCTTCTGCCCCAGAGAATTGTAAATGGTCAGAGAAGTATGACTGTTTTCTTTCAGTGCAAAACTGATCGAGGTAGTGGGATTGAATGGATTAGGCGCATTCGAATAGAGAGCATTCTCCGTCGGGCGTTGAGCAAGATGCACTTGGAGAGTATAGTTCCAGCGTTCCCCGGCGCTATCCTTCAGTGTCAGGGGAACCTGTACCTGCGCATCAGGCGGAGCATTTTTCACCTGGAGGGTAAGCGCCAGCTTTTCTATGCTTTTCTGGCCTTTGGGCGCGGCAACTGTTTCTGCTCCGGGCAGGACTGTCAACCATGAAGGGAGCTTGCTCTGGTCCACTTCCACCTTCAGGCGGGCGTCGGTCGCCCCCTGGTTGAGAATGGCGAAAGATACCGTATTCTTCCCTTCATGGAGCAGGAGAGCGGGAAGCTCTCCTGAAAATGCTTCCGCAGCGCTCCATAAGCATAACAGAGCGATGATTCCTGACTTCTGCATACTGCCTCCTTGTGGTGGAATAGTGGATGAACGCTCCGAGTGAAAAAGCAACGGAGCTTTCACTTATCATATTGCAATAAGTGTGCCTGAAATCTTATGTTATTGTTTATAATTCGCTTATGATTTTTAGCACTAAACTTGTCCTTAAAAACTGTCCGTTTTCTGTCCGTTTCC contains these protein-coding regions:
- a CDS encoding FlgD immunoglobulin-like domain containing protein, with translation MQKSGIIALLCLWSAAEAFSGELPALLLHEGKNTVSFAILNQGATDARLKVEVDQSKLPSWLTVLPGAETVAAPKGQKSIEKLALTLQVKNAPPDAQVQVPLTLKDSAGERWNYTLQVHLAQRPTENALYSNAPNPFNPTTSISFALKENSHTSLTIYNSLGQKVRTLLDRPQSAGIHTVMWDSRDEGGRAVSSGVYLYQLKAGNFTQTRKMLLTQ
- a CDS encoding tetratricopeptide repeat protein → MHITKRYTWVVFCALGTLILGIGILATSGESTKATTTAPDNEIVLTIGEIDRSALTEGDTLRKAHKYKEAIDAYQKVLETQGIAQSVRAEAEYDIGLLHIWLGEFDQAETIFTGMLTSYKDDPNAVGYAQYCLAWLEVQKGKYREAITRLEQSLSNESISDRELSARIQLQIGRTYLMFLRDNQKSGEAFRKVLTLYPDTESAKHPYVQAFKK
- a CDS encoding FlgD immunoglobulin-like domain containing protein, which translates into the protein MNDEDATAEAPQVFTLKQNLPNPFNPATTIGFALRKSSQVSLKVYDLLGREVVTLANGEKSAGEHRVIWNGSDNSGKQVSSGVYLYRLIAGGREETRKMLLAR